A genome region from Nitrospira sp. includes the following:
- the uvrC gene encoding excinuclease ABC subunit UvrC, which yields MTTDVLQSKLDHLPGQPGCYLFRNAKREILYVGKAAVLADRVRSYFQRGSDQTPKTALLVNEIADLETIVTRSELEALILESNLIKRHRPRFNIVLRDDKQYPYLRLPIKEHFPRLSIVRRVQKDGALYYGPYTPAGALRETLKVIRKAFPLATCEIEIDGRADRACIEFEIKRCMAPCTGNQSRDEYHQIVKQVRQFLEGRDRELLDSLRQDMELAAEREAFEEAARLRDRLFSVERTLEKQRITQISTTDQDVIGLARQGTAADLQLLFVRGGLLIGRKDFFWPQSADSNDEELVRSAIEQFYNKEGQPPKELLVPTTLDEAPLIEQWLSEKRGDSVRLLAPERGTKHQLVLLAEENAGAAIADHLRNEALDRQATAELKRLLRLDTAPRRIEGFDISNILGNQSVASLVVWEDGQAKKSDYRKFRIQTVEGANDFASMQEAVMRRYGATEDLARPDLILIDGGLGQLSAALEGLKQVGQDQIPIMGLAKARGEKEERIFLPGRKNPIVLRPTSPATHLVQRIRDEAHRFALTYHRNLRGKALLSSELDQIAGIGTIRRKRLLKQFGSLQRVATATDDELRSAGLDVSTVAALRKALTPS from the coding sequence ATGACGACAGACGTGCTCCAATCCAAGCTCGATCACCTGCCCGGGCAACCGGGCTGCTACCTCTTTCGGAACGCGAAGCGGGAGATCCTCTACGTCGGAAAAGCCGCCGTGTTGGCGGACCGGGTCCGCTCCTACTTCCAGAGAGGCAGCGACCAGACACCAAAGACTGCTCTGCTCGTCAACGAGATTGCCGACCTCGAAACCATCGTCACTCGCTCCGAGCTGGAAGCCCTGATCCTCGAAAGCAATCTGATCAAGCGCCACCGGCCGCGCTTCAATATCGTCCTGCGTGACGACAAGCAGTACCCCTATCTGCGCCTGCCGATCAAAGAACACTTTCCACGCCTCTCCATCGTCCGGCGGGTGCAAAAAGACGGAGCGCTCTACTACGGTCCTTACACCCCGGCCGGGGCGCTCCGCGAAACACTGAAGGTGATCCGCAAAGCGTTTCCGTTGGCCACCTGCGAAATCGAGATCGACGGCCGGGCCGACCGGGCCTGCATCGAGTTCGAGATCAAACGCTGCATGGCTCCCTGCACCGGCAACCAGTCGCGGGACGAATACCATCAGATCGTCAAACAGGTCCGCCAGTTTCTCGAAGGACGGGACCGGGAACTCCTGGACAGCCTGCGTCAGGACATGGAACTCGCCGCAGAGCGGGAAGCGTTTGAGGAGGCGGCCCGGTTGCGCGACCGACTCTTTAGTGTCGAACGCACGTTGGAAAAACAACGCATCACCCAGATCAGCACGACCGACCAAGATGTGATCGGACTGGCCCGTCAGGGCACCGCCGCAGATCTCCAACTCCTGTTCGTGCGCGGCGGCCTGTTGATCGGGCGAAAAGATTTTTTCTGGCCCCAATCCGCCGATTCGAACGACGAGGAACTTGTCCGGTCCGCCATCGAGCAGTTCTACAATAAAGAAGGACAACCGCCCAAGGAACTGTTGGTCCCCACGACACTCGACGAAGCCCCGCTGATCGAGCAGTGGTTGAGCGAAAAACGTGGGGACAGCGTGCGCCTCCTGGCGCCGGAACGGGGTACCAAGCATCAACTGGTTCTCCTCGCAGAAGAAAACGCGGGAGCCGCCATTGCCGATCATCTCCGCAATGAGGCGCTGGACCGACAGGCGACGGCTGAGCTCAAACGCCTGCTTCGCCTCGACACGGCCCCTCGCCGGATTGAAGGCTTCGACATTTCGAACATCCTGGGCAATCAATCGGTCGCCTCGCTGGTCGTCTGGGAGGACGGGCAGGCCAAGAAATCCGACTATCGCAAATTCAGGATTCAGACAGTGGAGGGAGCCAACGACTTTGCGAGCATGCAGGAAGCCGTGATGCGGCGGTACGGCGCGACCGAAGATCTCGCCCGTCCGGACCTGATTCTCATCGATGGCGGGTTAGGCCAGTTGAGCGCCGCGCTCGAAGGATTGAAACAGGTCGGACAGGACCAGATTCCGATCATGGGCCTCGCCAAGGCCCGCGGGGAGAAAGAAGAACGGATTTTTCTCCCCGGCCGGAAAAACCCCATCGTCCTGCGGCCGACCTCCCCGGCTACCCACCTGGTCCAGCGCATTCGCGACGAAGCCCATCGCTTCGCCCTGACCTATCACCGGAATTTGCGCGGCAAGGCCTTGCTGTCATCCGAACTGGACCAGATCGCCGGCATCGGCACCATTCGCCGCAAGCGGCTTTTGAAGCAATTCGGCAGCCTCCAACGGGTCGCCACCGCCACCGACGATGAACTCCGGTCCGCCGGCCTCGATGTCTCCACCGTCGCTGCCCTACGTAAAGCCCTCACCCCGTCCTAG
- the dapF gene encoding diaminopimelate epimerase, whose translation MKNGFFRGHGLGNDYVVMDPTELTFKLTPGKIRGICDRHWGLGSDGILALVPSKKADFGLRIYNPDGSEAEKSGNGLRIFARYLHATGKTKKRTFTVETKGGLVSIALHLDRHGDAAAATVEMGRATFQPGALPCTATVDELIQQPIEAAGRSLQFTGVSVGNPHCVIFKQSGETWTREDLLTLGPALEHHSLFPKRTNVQLAVPTGPKEIFILIWERGAGETQASGSSSCAAASAAVRLGLVKGPVTVKMPGGTLNIEVAQDFSLTMKGPVAEVARGALSPSFVRGLK comes from the coding sequence ATGAAGAACGGGTTTTTTCGCGGACACGGACTCGGCAACGACTATGTGGTGATGGACCCCACGGAACTGACATTTAAACTCACCCCCGGTAAAATCCGCGGCATCTGCGATCGCCACTGGGGACTGGGCAGCGACGGGATCTTGGCGCTGGTTCCATCAAAAAAAGCCGACTTCGGCCTGCGGATCTACAATCCCGACGGCAGCGAAGCTGAAAAGTCTGGCAATGGCCTGCGCATTTTCGCCCGCTACCTGCATGCCACCGGAAAAACCAAGAAGCGAACCTTCACCGTCGAAACCAAGGGGGGATTGGTCTCCATTGCCCTCCATCTCGACCGCCACGGCGACGCGGCAGCCGCGACCGTCGAGATGGGACGGGCCACCTTCCAACCGGGCGCCCTCCCCTGCACGGCCACCGTCGATGAACTGATCCAGCAGCCCATCGAAGCCGCCGGGCGGTCGTTGCAATTCACCGGTGTCAGCGTCGGCAATCCCCACTGCGTGATTTTCAAACAGTCTGGCGAAACCTGGACCAGGGAGGACCTCCTCACACTAGGGCCTGCGCTCGAACACCATTCCCTCTTCCCGAAGCGGACCAACGTCCAACTTGCGGTGCCCACCGGCCCGAAAGAAATCTTTATTCTGATCTGGGAACGCGGCGCCGGTGAAACGCAGGCCTCCGGATCGTCCTCCTGCGCCGCCGCCAGCGCCGCCGTTCGTCTTGGACTGGTGAAGGGACCGGTCACAGTGAAGATGCCCGGCGGCACGCTCAACATCGAAGTCGCCCAGGACTTCAGCCTCACGATGAAAGGCCCGGTCGCAGAGGTCGCCCGAGGCGCTCTGAGTCCGTCGTTTGTGCGCGGACTCAAATAA
- a CDS encoding VOC family protein produces MKVTKLLHTRMRVSDMDQTIRFYQHVLGLEVLERKVSPRGSHLAFLKVPNSEELIELCSFPASGPVTVQEDLVHLAFQVENLDETIRSLESKQVKITDGPTNTSSGSRFIFIDAPDGYEVELIERPPGTALV; encoded by the coding sequence ATGAAAGTCACAAAACTCCTCCATACCCGCATGCGCGTCAGCGACATGGATCAGACGATCCGCTTCTATCAGCACGTATTGGGCCTGGAAGTGCTGGAGCGCAAGGTCTCGCCGCGCGGGTCGCACCTCGCCTTCCTCAAAGTCCCCAACAGTGAAGAACTCATCGAACTGTGCAGCTTTCCCGCCAGTGGACCGGTGACGGTGCAGGAAGATCTGGTGCATCTCGCCTTTCAGGTCGAGAATCTCGACGAGACGATCCGGTCGCTGGAATCAAAACAGGTGAAGATCACCGACGGTCCGACCAACACATCCTCCGGCAGTCGCTTCATTTTCATCGATGCGCCGGACGGCTACGAAGTGGAACTCATCGAGCGCCCACCGGGGACAGCGCTCGTGTAA
- a CDS encoding GNAT family N-acetyltransferase: MPPIDSNPHTLIRDMRAEDRDSVVGILTSSDPWKQLGFTAVDWNRIFAPLPAGRDTFVLEIEGQVVGIAIVRRKFLFGDYLELLGIAPSAIGQGLGRRLLSHVESLTFARAKNMFACVSDFNDAARAFYRKQGYKEIGPMPNFLIPGYAEILLRKTAGPARKS, translated from the coding sequence ATGCCACCAATCGACAGCAACCCCCACACCCTAATTCGCGACATGCGGGCGGAGGATCGCGACTCGGTGGTCGGGATTTTGACCAGCTCCGATCCCTGGAAACAGCTCGGCTTCACCGCCGTCGACTGGAACCGTATCTTTGCGCCACTGCCCGCAGGACGCGATACGTTTGTGCTGGAGATCGAGGGACAGGTGGTGGGCATCGCCATCGTGCGCAGGAAATTCCTGTTCGGCGATTACCTGGAATTACTCGGGATCGCGCCGTCGGCCATCGGCCAGGGACTGGGACGTCGCTTATTGTCCCACGTCGAATCACTCACCTTCGCACGGGCCAAGAACATGTTCGCGTGCGTCTCGGACTTCAACGACGCCGCCCGGGCCTTCTACCGAAAGCAGGGGTATAAGGAAATCGGTCCCATGCCGAATTTTCTGATCCCCGGTTACGCGGAAATTCTGCTGCGAAAAACGGCCGGGCCGGCGAGAAAGAGCTAA
- a CDS encoding polysaccharide deacetylase family protein: MRRNQAWIKVSAICAMALALQAAPLEAQVIKSGPASCPAVALTYDLCPVRTASGFDRELIDFLIEHKVPATFFMSGRWMAKHDAEVKQLLAVPFFEIGTHGEVHAHLPMHDVEAQKQEIMGPVRLLKIRYGHPAILFRPPYGEYNDDTVEAVQALGQKFILWNIESGDPDPTLAAEAIVTRVQKRMKPGSVIVMHANGKGKHTREVTETLAATLLPAKGLTPMTVSDLLRCHQSTATPTP, from the coding sequence ATGCGTCGCAATCAGGCCTGGATCAAAGTTTCGGCGATCTGCGCAATGGCACTCGCCCTGCAGGCGGCTCCCCTGGAGGCGCAGGTCATCAAGTCCGGGCCGGCTTCGTGCCCCGCCGTGGCCCTCACCTATGATCTATGCCCCGTGCGCACGGCCTCCGGATTCGACCGGGAGCTGATCGACTTCCTGATCGAGCACAAGGTGCCGGCGACGTTTTTCATGTCCGGTCGTTGGATGGCCAAACACGACGCCGAGGTCAAGCAACTGCTCGCCGTGCCGTTTTTCGAAATCGGGACCCATGGCGAAGTACATGCCCATCTGCCGATGCACGACGTCGAAGCACAGAAACAGGAAATTATGGGGCCGGTTCGCCTGCTCAAGATCAGATACGGACATCCGGCCATCCTGTTCCGGCCGCCCTATGGGGAATATAACGACGACACGGTAGAAGCCGTACAAGCCCTGGGACAGAAGTTCATCCTGTGGAACATCGAGTCCGGGGATCCCGACCCGACGCTGGCGGCAGAGGCAATCGTGACCCGCGTGCAGAAACGAATGAAGCCGGGCAGTGTGATCGTCATGCATGCCAACGGAAAGGGCAAACACACCCGCGAAGTCACCGAAACTCTGGCCGCCACCCTGTTGCCGGCCAAGGGCCTGACCCCGATGACCGTATCGGACCTCTTACGATGCCACCAATCGACAGCAACCCCCACACCCTAA
- a CDS encoding site-2 protease family protein, with protein sequence MQGPDWKIGRMFGIPIHVHASWLLVFFFVTWSLATGYLPDVLPGLSEPRYWAMGSVAAILLFASVLLHELGHSLVALRYRIPISQITLFIFGGVAQMRKEPPHPRAEFLIAIAGPIVSFLLAGVCIGLVSLLETFPTGTSMHGLVALGTLLGMVNTQLGLFNLLPGFPLDGGRALRAGLWAWSKDYYRATSQAAFVGLLFGISFGLFGAFLLVGALSGTVSGALASSGGWIVLLGAFLFAAARGSRKQAAIRASLASVPVRELMVSHVVAVSPDSTVEEAVNQYFLPYGYGGFPVVQDGRLVGVVGVRDVQQVSNSLWALRRVADIMQPSSDDMVVSPDLSAIQALEQMLATGAERLVVVQDGQLLGLVTRAAIGHFIEQRHPSGMESS encoded by the coding sequence ATGCAAGGTCCAGACTGGAAAATCGGTCGAATGTTCGGGATTCCCATCCACGTGCATGCCTCCTGGCTGTTGGTCTTTTTCTTTGTGACTTGGTCGTTAGCTACGGGCTATTTACCGGACGTGCTGCCCGGTCTCAGCGAACCGCGGTACTGGGCCATGGGCAGTGTGGCGGCCATTCTCCTGTTTGCGTCCGTCCTGCTGCATGAGCTCGGCCATTCCCTGGTGGCGCTTCGTTATCGTATCCCCATCAGTCAGATCACATTGTTTATCTTCGGCGGCGTGGCCCAGATGCGAAAGGAGCCACCGCATCCCCGGGCTGAGTTCTTGATCGCAATTGCCGGTCCAATTGTGAGTTTTCTGCTCGCGGGTGTGTGCATCGGGCTGGTCTCGTTGCTGGAAACATTTCCAACCGGAACCTCTATGCACGGGTTGGTGGCATTGGGGACGTTGCTCGGGATGGTGAACACTCAATTGGGCTTATTTAATCTGTTGCCGGGTTTTCCGTTGGACGGCGGTCGAGCCTTGCGGGCGGGGTTGTGGGCCTGGAGCAAGGATTATTACCGCGCGACGAGTCAGGCGGCATTCGTGGGCTTGCTGTTCGGGATCAGTTTCGGTCTCTTCGGAGCGTTCCTCCTCGTCGGAGCCCTGTCCGGCACCGTCTCCGGCGCTCTGGCGAGCAGTGGGGGCTGGATCGTGTTGTTGGGGGCCTTTTTGTTCGCCGCTGCGCGCGGGAGTCGGAAGCAGGCCGCCATTCGCGCGTCGCTGGCCTCGGTGCCGGTTCGCGAGCTGATGGTCAGCCATGTCGTCGCCGTATCCCCGGACAGCACAGTGGAAGAGGCCGTGAACCAGTATTTTCTCCCCTACGGCTACGGAGGATTTCCCGTGGTGCAGGACGGCCGACTGGTCGGTGTCGTGGGAGTGCGCGATGTGCAGCAGGTGAGCAATTCCCTCTGGGCGTTGCGCCGCGTAGCCGATATCATGCAACCATCCAGCGATGACATGGTGGTGTCGCCGGACCTCTCGGCGATACAGGCGTTGGAGCAGATGTTAGCGACGGGGGCTGAACGGCTCGTGGTCGTTCAAGACGGGCAACTGCTGGGCCTGGTAACGCGCGCCGCCATTGGACATTTCATTGAGCAGCGACATCCCTCCGGCATGGAATCCTCCTAG
- a CDS encoding YihY/virulence factor BrkB family protein, translated as MTNLSLLSNVFDTFRRRGCLSLAASLAFFSLLSLFPMVFLLLYGISFIVSQDVIGYQFLLGFLKGFLPSMGERLARDIRRVAEQEEVRWAVFLAFGWFGALVFYELDYAMNTVFGTAAKRHPLISTLVAVALIWMLGFLTLISFVATQAIELLTTYAPSLFGINLVAIAAHDFLIAYSLPFLLAFAAVTCLYRFLPHQRPTWQEATIGGAVFSLLWVSAKALFVTYLEDAAVYTQLYGSLLEVVLLMLWVYYSSALVLLGAVVTHECQCRRAA; from the coding sequence ATGACTAACTTGTCGCTTCTCTCCAACGTGTTCGATACATTTCGACGGCGAGGCTGTCTCAGCTTGGCCGCCTCGCTGGCCTTCTTCTCCCTGCTATCTCTCTTTCCCATGGTCTTTCTATTGCTGTACGGCATCAGCTTCATCGTGAGCCAGGATGTCATCGGCTATCAGTTTTTGCTGGGATTCTTGAAAGGCTTTCTTCCCAGCATGGGTGAACGCCTCGCCAGGGATATTCGCCGCGTGGCGGAACAGGAAGAGGTCCGATGGGCGGTGTTTCTCGCCTTCGGCTGGTTCGGCGCACTGGTCTTCTATGAACTAGACTATGCCATGAACACGGTGTTCGGCACGGCAGCCAAGCGGCATCCGTTGATTTCAACGCTCGTGGCCGTCGCCTTGATTTGGATGCTGGGATTTTTAACCCTCATCTCGTTCGTCGCCACCCAGGCCATCGAACTGCTGACGACCTATGCGCCAAGCCTGTTCGGGATCAACCTAGTCGCCATCGCCGCCCATGATTTCCTGATCGCCTATTCGCTCCCATTCCTGCTCGCCTTCGCCGCGGTGACGTGTCTCTATCGATTTCTTCCGCATCAGCGCCCCACGTGGCAAGAGGCGACGATCGGAGGCGCGGTGTTCAGCCTCTTGTGGGTCTCCGCCAAAGCCCTGTTCGTGACCTATCTCGAAGATGCCGCCGTCTACACGCAACTCTACGGGTCATTGCTCGAAGTGGTGCTCCTCATGCTCTGGGTCTACTATTCCTCTGCGCTGGTGCTCCTCGGCGCCGTCGTGACGCACGAGTGCCAATGCCGACGAGCCGCTTGA